One Rosa chinensis cultivar Old Blush chromosome 5, RchiOBHm-V2, whole genome shotgun sequence genomic region harbors:
- the LOC112166042 gene encoding glucan endo-1,3-beta-glucosidase — MEPRKLLLLFLFFLFHSACHVILTAAIGVNYGTVADNLPPPSQVATFLKTKTTIDRVKIFDTNPDVLRAFANTGIAVTVTVGNGDFPPLAKLPAAQSWVADNILPFYPRTNINRIAVGNEILATSDKDLIAHLLPAMKALHSALNLANVTAIQVSTPHSLGILAPNTGPPSQGQFRTGYDKIIFEPILEYHRQTKSPFLVNPYPFFGLSPDTLNYATFRPNGGVFDNATGMNYTNMFDAQMDAVFSAMKKVGYEDVDLVVAETGWPSAGDPNQLGVSLENAVSYNGNLIRHVSSGKGTPLMPNRTFETYIFALFNENLKPTLSEQNYGLFKPDLDPVYDVGLLRNGQAQGPTSGPASGPSASTAAGPAAMGPTPDVVAQPPSSTGKRWCVPKPNATKAALQKNIDYVCSSGVDCKPIQNGGLCFEPNTVKSHAAYVMNVYYQDHGPQDVNCDFNGTGVVTTTDPSYKACTYPNKAEKEAKSVAGSSMRMRCSKVALFFLMVGCGVMFNI; from the exons ATGGAGCCGAGgaagctcctcctcctcttcctcttcttccttttccacTCCGCCTGCCACGTCATCCTCACCGCCGCCATCGGCGTCAACTACGGCACAGTAGCTGACAACCTCCCGCCCCCGTCCCAGGTCGCCACCTTCCTCAAGACCAAGACCACCATCGACCGCGTCAAGATCTTCGACACCAACCCCGACGTCCTCCGCGCATTCGCCAACACCGGCATCGCCGTCACCGTCACCGTCGGTAACGGCGACTTCCCGCCCCTCGCCAAGCTCCCCGCCGCCCAGTCCTGGGTGGCCGACAACATCCTCCCCTTCTATCCCCGCACCAACATCAACCGAATCGCCGTCGGGAACGAAATCCTCGCCACGTCGGACAAGGACCTCATCGCGCATCTCCTGCCGGCTATGAAGGCGCTCCACTCGGCTCTCAACCTCGCCAACGTCACCGCCATTCAGGTCTCGACACCTCACTCGCTCGGCATACTCGCCCCCAACACGGGCCCACCGAGCCAAGGACAGTTCCGGACCGGCTACGACAAGATCATATTCGAGCCGATCCTGGAGTACCATCGCCAGACCAAATCGCCGTTCCTCGTCAACCCGTACCCCTTTTTCGGTCTCTCACCCGATACGCTCAACTACGCGACTTTCAGGCCAAACGGCGGCGTTTTCGACAATGCCACCGGCATGAACTACACCAACATGTTCGACGCCCAGATGGACGCGGTTTTCTCCGCGATGAAGAAGGTCGGGTATGAAGACGTGGATCTAGTAGTCGCCGAAACCGGGTGGCCCTCCGCGGGTGACCCGAACCAACTCGGTGTCAGCTTGGAAAACGCGGTGTCGTACAACGGGAACCTCATCCGCCACGTTAGCTCCGGGAAGGGCACGCCGTTGATGCCGAACAGGACGTTCGAGACTTACATTTTCGCGCTGTTCAATGAGAACCTGAAGCCCACGCTGTCGGAGCAGAATTACGGGCTGTTCAAACCCGACCTCGACCCGGTTTACGACGTGGGCCTTTTACGCAACGGGCAG GCACAGGGCCCCACATCCGGCCCGGCATCAGGCCCATCAGCTAGTACTGCAGCAGGCCCAGCAGCAATGGGTCCCACGCCCGATGTAGTTGCGCAACCACCGTCGTCGACGGGGAAGAGGTGGTGCGTGCCGAAACCGAACGCTACCAAGGCGGCGCTGCAGAAGAACATAGACTACGTTTGCAGCAGCGGAGTGGATTGCAAGCCCATACAGAATGGTGGGCTGTGCTTTGAGCCCAACACTGTGAAGTCGCATGCGGCTTACGTCATGAACGTTTATTACCAGGACCATGGCCCACAGGATGTCAACTGCGATTTCAACGGCACCGGAGTCGTCACCACCACTGATCCCA GTTACAAAGCGTGCACGTACCCTAACAAGGCGGAGAAGGAGGCAAAGTCGGTGGCGGGAAGCTCAATGAGAATGAGATGTAGCAAAGTGGCTCTGTTCTTTCTAATGGTCGGTTGTGGTGTAATGTTTAATATTTAG